ttttttaaaaagatttttttattaaaaaaatatttttaacgtaataaataaagtaaaaactCACCTACAGTTCTTTTTATGTGAATTTGCTAGTTGAAaatctttttatataaaatttttaaatataaaattatttttatttaaaaaaaaatcttttcgcACAAGCTCGGATAAAAGGTAATGGATAAATAAATTGTGTTCTGGTCTAATTTgtccaaatttattttaagcACTAATTTGGGAGTTCATTGAAAAGGAAGGCCCTATATGCTATGATGAGTTAGAGAAGCGAGAGAGGGAGTATAATCAATGGAGAACATTGGTAGCGGTGTGGAGTGGACACAATGGCTGTGGGGTGCGGCCACTGCTGCTCAACTCGGATGGGGTCTACGTTCCTACACTCAAGGCTTTACAGGCGATTCTCGCTTCATGCCTGTCAAGGCCTTCGCCGTCGCTTCTCTCTTCGTCGGCAGCGCCGCCTCCGCCTCCGTCCTCATCCTCCGATCTAACGGCATTCACAAGGTACTGCTGTCATGAATTCAAGATTCCTGTTTCTGTAGTAATATGCTGTGGTGGGTAATTTCATATGAATTATGTTGTGAGTTGAAGGTTTGAAGAGGGTTCCGTTGCTTCatgttggttttggtttttattttgtttatttatttatatgctttttgttGTAAATGTGGTATGTGTGATCATGTAATTTTGCAGAGTGAATTGTGATGGTTTGTAGTTTAGGGGTTTCTTATGATTGCAGAAATATTTCGTGCATAGAAGTAGGGTTTTTGTGTAACTGAATCTGGTTTCAATTGGGTTTCGTTGCTTCAAGACCCGAATAAGTGTGGATGGAAATGtagttttattaaataaaacttGATATGTTTATGTGATTAGGTAATTTGGTCGAGAATGAAGTGTTTGGCTACTTTGAGAACTCATTAGGTGCAGATGGAACTGGTTACGTTAGGCAGGTTAAAATTGAACCGGTTTCTTTGTTATATGGTGTTTGATTCCAAAACTTAAAACTCATTCAAAATTATTATGATCAATGGTTACCGACAATGAACAGTGGTGGTTAGTTGGTGGTGTGCAGTCACTGGTTGATGGAGGTATCATAAAGAGGTAAAATATATTAGAGAGAAATTAGTTTGTTGTAAGAACTAGTTGTAGGCTTAAATTGTTTCAAATGAAAACTAGTTCCATTCATTTGTGATGTTACTAAAGTAACTAAACAATAATTTAGAAAGAGCAAAGCCACAATGTACCTAGCTAGCTGGGTTCTGGTTACCAAATACCCCCTTATGAAATGGGTATGGGTTGTGTTTGAAGAAGGTTGATCAACAAAGAATATTGATATAGCTTAATTTGCAATGAAATGGATGGTATTGCTTGTAAAGTGTATGTGACCAAGATGCATGTGGTTTTGTATAGTGGAAGGAATGGGTATGTGATTCAGTAACTACGAAGAATGAATTGTTAGGGTGGTTTCTTGTTACATGTTTATGGTGATGGTGAGATGctctaattcaaattacaaagAATGAGTTGTattgatatatatattatcaacTAGGAGATAGAATACATATTCTGTATTAAAATGTCAGAAAAGGGTTTGTTGATTGTAGGTTGAGTTGTGATTGAGTCAAATGTGTTATCAGGTAATCCTGCTGAGTGAAATACGAAACGGGCCTTAGTTTTTGTATATGGCCTTATTGGGTTCTAGACTTCTAGTGATGGAAGAAGCTGTGTTACTCAGGAATTCGAGTTAGCAAATATGATGTTTACAGTTACAGTGGGAGAAACTATGGTGTCAGAGTGTGTGTGCGTCTGTGTTCTTTTTTcccctttattattattattattatttattttttctgaaTATGAGCTTGAATAATTACTGTTACAAGtattgaatttgaaaacaatCCCTGACAACAGAGAGAAATTGTTGTGACTTTAGAAAATCTGCTTATATGATTTAGCTATTATACATGTTTGGTCCACTTTTGGCTTTATTAATAATCTTCCATGACATTCTTAGTTATGATATGCATTCTAGCAGCAGCAGCTCTCAtcaaatttattcattttttagtGGCATCAGTTGCTAAATTACCAGTAGATGATTTTCAACAAAATCTATAAGAGGTACAAGATACTTTATATTTGCTTGATTGAAAAGACTCTAGAGAcaagtaaattaattaagattatatTCGATAGATCACTTTTATTATAGAGCTGGCTTGTTGCATTTGTTTCATTGGCCTAATGTTGCACACGACAAAGCTTGGTGCATGATAAAAGATGTGTGGTTGTTTGTTGGTGATTGGTAATCATATCGTTTTTGGTCTCTCTTCTTGTTCTCTAACCATGAATCATAATTGtccattaattattataaaaatttagataatcattttctttttgagaTAACAATCAAATTGGTCCTCCAGTTTTCTTTTGATAATCAAATTGGTCTCTCATTTTTTAAACTAATCATGCTAGTCCCCCATTTTAAAATGTGAATTAAGTTGGCTAGTTAACGGTTTTAATGTAAAGCTGATGTGGAACGTTAATTGTCAATCTGATATGGCAGGAAAGGCATTCCAATCAGTTACCTAATGGCATGCCATGGTAGATTGGTAACTTAGAGACTAACTTGGTAATTGACGAAAGGACAAATTTGATTTAAGGTTTAAAACTTAGAGACTAACCTGATCAACTTAAAATAGAGGGACCAATTTGTTCATTGAGTGAAAACTGGAGGAtcaatttgattattaactttttttttcccaCTTAACTGTGGTGCCTGCTTCTTTTAATGCTGGTTTTCAGTAAAATAAAATGTCTTCCTTCATCACGATTATGCCTATGACTCTTCATCACATTGACTATAGGTGGACGACCTCATTGAAGCTGGTGCAAATTTAAGAGCAAAACTTGGGTTGCCTCCACGTAAACAGGATAAGTAAGAATATGGTTCTAGCTTATGTAAAGAAATAATACTTgcaaattgttttttttttttcgtcttTTATTGGCAACCTTAATCATGTAGGAGAAGATGAGTATAAACATTGCATAGATGAGATCAAAATATTATTCAGGCATGCCTTAAACTCTTATCATGATTATAGACATAGTTACGATGAGTTTTATATACAGGATTATaatagtttttaggaaaaaaaatgtaattagTCTCTTTAAACATTGAGATAACTAGTAATTTGCcacaaaaaacttaaaatttatctCAATTAGACACTAACAATACTCCATTCTAACAATGGCTCCAACAAACCGTTCCATTTAATTTTGTTAGGTCTAAACAGTGGTCCATGTAGTAAATTCTGAACTCTCCCCTTCGAGCTAgttaatcaaacaaaaaagacaggaagagaaaaaatgaagacCATCGTAACAAGAACACTTGCAAGTGTTCTTTCACACTAAGAAACCATATATGCCGCATAAgaatattatattttgtctaTCTTGTATGCTTCGGAAGAAGAAAATCTACCTACTCCTAGCAGAACCCAACCTATACTGTTCCAAATAGAAATGATGCCTGGGTTTGATTTCAAACCTGGCTTACAAGTGGCTTTCTACTTCTTTCCGTCCCATTTGTCTACTTCGTTACTATTTTCCTTTGCAAAATCCCACCTATTAGCATCTAAGTGGTCTTCTGTTGGGATTTGGGACCCGTGGGGTGACTTGGGTGTATGGGTACAGTTTGGTCACTAAAGGAGGAAGTGAAAATGGATGTGGGTTATATATATTACAATGCATGACAAACTGGTGTGGCGACAAAGAGAGAATAGTTAACAGGAAAGTCAGACAAATATTAGAATAGGATTTGGGGAGAGTAAGCTGTTAGTGTGTgcacattttaatattttactgTTTCTTGTATCAATTGACTAATCCCTACTTATTGTCTCGGTTTTATTCATTGGCTTAAGTTGTTTTAATTACTCACGGTTGAAGTCAATTCTCCACctatattaaaaattagatgTCTTGTTGAAATGATTTCTTCTACATTTATATTTAAGTCGATTTTTAAGACCAACACCCACTGAAGTTCAACTACATTTATTTGGAGAATctattattagtattaaaagatttttatttttttattttttaatgtaataaTTTAGATATgacataattttgaaatatAGTAAAAATGTTTCAAtgatatctattttttatatatatctcaAATTTCAATTCGGGTataaagaaaggagagaagTTATGTCATTCTATGGTGTTTTTGCATCACGAGGTGAACCTTATCAGAAACAAGGAGGGAAGATTATTTAGGGAAGAAAGGTAGagaaaaaattagagagaaCGAGAGTAGAGGGTAGAGTGCGAGAGAAGAGAATGAGTGCATATTCATTATGAGGTTAAGTTCAATCAGATTACATTGTAGTGATGAGCTAATATACGAGGGAGAGAGTAACCAATTGATGCTGACTTGGTAAGAACTAACTAGTTATAAACTTAGTTACATGTAACAGACTTCACCCTTCTTCGAGCAGCTTCTAGTAGTTCCGCTGACCATAACCCTTTTTGGAATTCTCCGTTATGGTCCAAATTCACTGAATTCTTTCCTATCTTTCAGTTCTCAATGTTCTCATTTCTCAGAATTTTGTAGGATTTTGCACCATTTGTTCTATTCTACTCATAAATTACAAATAAGTTGTACAAATCCTCATTAatccaatttattttctttttcaatcacTATGATCAAGGTCCTATTATCTTCTTGCACCAATATCAAATGTATTAACATAAGAACAAATTATTGATCCTCTAGTTTGGTCTAGCGAAATGTATTTCTACTAGTATTAATTAAATCCGTGATACTATATGACCAAGTTGATTCAATAGTTTATTGGCACAATAAAAAcgagtagaaaaaaaaaagacttggTTAAATGTGGTTACAAACATAATTTATTCATGTAAcatttatctaatttaatttggaaGTTAATTGCATGAATGGCTTGTTTTTTGCATTACCTTTACCTATATATAAATCCACCTTGGTTGGGACCAGGTAGGACTGGTACTCATACTCAGTATTGCACCGTAGAAGCACTGTTCTTGCAAGATAGAGAGGATATCAAAGACTTCTCATTTCTCCAAGAGGATACACAATTAAATTgtattgttttaacttttataagTTTTATATTAGTACATCAAACATTCTTTGACATGATGCGacatatttcaattttttttttcattcataaCAAGCTCAGAAGCTTATAAAAGCATTAGTCTTGTTTGTTCATTAGATTTTTATTCCTTATAGGACTTGGTTAAACTTAATAAATATAACATGTTTATTTGGTTAGGTATATGGATGATTCACGACAAAAGGCTAAGTCATGAGATACAACAATTAGTTGGTTAGGATTTCTTCTGGAGGCCATTGAAAAGTTCATGAGGTGATGGTTTTGAACCGTGGAGATTTTGCATCAACAATCATGAGTCGGAAACACACACATTGAATTGATGGACTCAGTCATGTAATTTCcaatttaattatatcaatgCTGTTTAATTAGTTATATTGTTAATTGTGTTGAATTGATAACATTAGTTTGTATTTGCATATCAAgtgtaatatataattatatataccaGGCACAGGGAAAAACAGAAAATGTCGTCTGTTTCATCACAATGAATTGCTGCTGTCTTGGCGCATTATCTTGTATCGAATTTTCTGATAAGATtataaagaaaagtaaaataaaaccaCATGTAATAAGTCATTTAAGATTTTTGGGATAAATTTGTCTTTATTCAAGACTAAATTAACTGGTTAACTTGAGCATtcagacaaaaaaaaatctttggtTGTTCAGAGAGAGGAGACAGAACACATTGTTTTTGTCTTAAGCTAATATTGATATGGATCATTAAGTGACAGCTGAGATGTTCATATAATTAGCCATTGTCATGAgccacaaaataatttattgagGTGTTGAATGTTGTCATCTAGTATGCAACcaactaataatatatattttaaatgtatattttatattttaatatatattttatactaattttaatatatacttaatataattgaagtaaaaaaaaagaataaagaaaaaagccACTATAGCTGGCCCATATTAAATAATGAGAAATATTAAGAAGATAGTAGATTTGGTGATTTATaatcatcaattaattattattaatatttttaatagtataaaattatatctcataatataaaattaatttttttattaattaaatactgactaaattttaataaaaatattgatccATATACTTAAACAATGTATAACATCCACATCAACCGAACCTTAAAAGGCTTTATTTTTGGGTGACCTTTTTGGGAAAAggctttattaattattatcttcAATCCCACTAAAATTTTCCCACTTAGTAGCCAAGTGTGACAACGCATGCGTTGAAGAACCAGCATCTTTGTTCACTGCATCAGCAGCATAAGCTTTCAAATCCTCCATTCTTTTGCGCATTGCTTTACCTTCTTCCTGCTCCATTAGACACTTTATCACGTTTGAAACTTCCTCCTTTCCAACAACACCATCTTCTCCAACATTCGGCCTCACCGCCACTTTGAGTCCATCAACTAACAATACAGCATTCATCCTCTGCTCTGCAAAGAGTGGCCATGTGATTATTGGAACTCCCACTTGCACACTTTCCAACACCGAGTTCCAACCACAATGACTCAAAAACCCACCAACTGAATCGTGACTAAGGATTTGTACTTGGGGTGCCCATGATGGCAAAACCAAACCTTTCTCTTTGGTTCTTTCTAGAAACCCACTTGGTAAAAATTTCAAAGGATCCTCGTTCTTTTGGTTGTCTAAGTAAGCAGCACTCGATGAATCACTTGGTGCTCTAAGAACCCATAAAAATCTTTGACCACTCAATTCCAAACCGAAAGCTAGCTCATTGATTGcgctttgagagagtgttccGCCGCTTCCGAAAGAAACATACAAAACAGAACTATGTGGCTGTTTATCCAACCATCTTAAACACTCTAATTCCTCATCACCATCATTGCTTGATGACCTTTTTTGTGTAATTGGTCCAACATCATAAAAGCTGAAGCAACTTTTCTCCCTTGCAAGTGCTTTCATAGCAGCTGATTCCAATTCCAAGAAGCTGTTGATTATGAATCCGTCTACATTACTGAATCCTTTGGAACGTTCTAGATAGAGTTTGTAAGCATCACTGGATCGATTTTGCATTGGAAATGGAAGATCACGCCCGAAAACTGGTACACAACCGGGTAAATAGATAGGATCTTTTAGGTCTTTGTACTCACCGGTAACTTGCTCATCAAGTTTTGGCAAATGCAAACACAATGAGAGAGCCATAACTGAAGAAGGGAAGTAAATGTAGGACAAGAAATTGAACTCCTTAGCGAATGAAAGTGCTTCGAAGGCGTAAGCATCTGCGATCAAAGCTGCAAGTGGTTCCCTTAAGGTGAGGGATTTAAGGGTGTCACGAATTGATGGGAGAGAGAGGGTAACGGTTTTTTGAATAAGAACTCCAGGGTATGCTCCTTGTGGCAAGTCTTGTTTGTTGATTGGAGGGAGAAGGATGGAGTGAATGTTTGAAGGAAGAGTTTGAAGGTAGGATTTGGTTGAATCTGGGTGTGGCCCAAGTGAGGGAATCATGCAAGTGACATGAAAATTTGGGTGAAGCTCCAAGAATCTTTTGGAGAACTCAAGTATTGGAACTAGGTGGGTTAAGCCAGGACTTGTAATAACAGCTATGCGCATTGTTTTTGCCATCAATTGGATTGTACGAGAAAAGCTATggttttgattttggttgagaattgagataTGTAAACTATATACGGAAACTTTTCCTTGTAGTAGTTGACTAGTTGTGTCCAACTTCCACGTTGTGAAATGATTTTCAATTAGGATTTTGCTAACTAGTATAAATTCTAAGCGTACTTTTCAAActataaaaatagaagaataatttaattgagaaaattgttacaacaagGATAAAAATGGATGCTCATTGACGGTGGATCTGattttttataatgaaaaaaGTAAATTCTCGTGACAGCACAATTAATATAGTTTAAAAAGTTGAATTTATTTGCTTATAAAAGTATGGACGAGACAAATAGATTTTACACACacaataacaaaaaacaaataCAATTCCCTCTCTCTTTACTTTTAatacttctttctatctttatatatatatacattacaacaaataatattaatgtatatatataaatcattattgagctaattatattaatgctagagtcttctatttatacatctttattttatatttaatatatcttttatttattttacaacacgttatcagcacgagactctaatcaaatttttaggaaatctcaggtaaaatttttttattatgtcgaagctctctcatcttgaattcaatgctcttgatatatctgaaaacaattatttatcatggatattagatgctgaaatccatcttaattcaatggatcttggagataccattaaggctgaaaataatgcatcccagaaggataaagccaaagccatgatttttcttcatcgtcatcttgacgaaggattgaaaaatgaatatctcacattaaaagatcccgaagatctttggaaagaccttgaagaaaggtataattaTCAGAAAACGGTGATATTTCCTCAAGCTCGATATGAATTGACGCACTTGCgtttacaagattttaaatccataaatgaatataattctgcaatgtttcgaatcacctcacgaatgaaattatgtgggaaaaagatcactgatcatgatatgttggagaaaactttctcaaccttccatgcctcgaatgtactcctgcagcagcagtatcgagaaaaagagtttaaaaaatattctaaattaatttattgccttcttgttgctgaacgcaacaatgagttgctattgaaaaatcatgaagcgcgctcagctggcgccgccccatttcctgaagtaaatgcgacaaattaccccagaagaggtaaatggcaaggttttaataaccagaaaaattatggaaggaaaaagaattatattcaaaagagaggatctcaccagaagtgggataaagaaagaaatatcgggcagaataaaccaacagaggataagtgtttccgttgtggtggaaagggccattggtcacgtacctgtcgtaccccaaggcacctagtcgatctttaccaggcatctttgaaaaaggacgaCAAGGAAAAAGAGTCGAATTtcgtttcaaatgatgctgaaaattccaccactcattatgatgtatctgatttctctGAGAattctgaaggaaatattggtcatttgatcaatgatggaatagtttaatgtGTGAGATTGTTAagcattcatgtaaataaataatgtaaagaacgTATTGTTaagttttctatgtatttaagtttcaaatatgatgtatataaataatgaaatattaatgtttataaattttaaaatcattaaatatgtcatgttttaaaataaaattttagtatatgacattatttttatgtgcagtatttcttagaaaaataattccgATCAAGTATTCAATTCAACTGTACATgctacttattttattattatt
This portion of the Arachis duranensis cultivar V14167 chromosome 6, aradu.V14167.gnm2.J7QH, whole genome shotgun sequence genome encodes:
- the LOC107495090 gene encoding uncharacterized protein LOC107495090 isoform X1, giving the protein MENIGSGVEWTQWLWGAATAAQLGWGLRSYTQGFTGDSRFMPVKAFAVASLFVGSAASASVLILRSNGIHKVDDLIEAGANLRAKLGLPPRKQDNMFIWLGIWMIHDKRLSHEIQQLVG
- the LOC107495090 gene encoding uncharacterized protein LOC107495090 isoform X2; the protein is MENIGSGVEWTQWLWGAATAAQLGWGLRSYTQGFTGDSRFMPVKAFAVASLFVGSAASASVLILRSNGIHKVDDLIEAGANLRAKLGLPPRKQDKYMDDSRQKAKS
- the LOC107495103 gene encoding hydroquinone glucosyltransferase-like, whose protein sequence is MAKTMRIAVITSPGLTHLVPILEFSKRFLELHPNFHVTCMIPSLGPHPDSTKSYLQTLPSNIHSILLPPINKQDLPQGAYPGVLIQKTVTLSLPSIRDTLKSLTLREPLAALIADAYAFEALSFAKEFNFLSYIYFPSSVMALSLCLHLPKLDEQVTGEYKDLKDPIYLPGCVPVFGRDLPFPMQNRSSDAYKLYLERSKGFSNVDGFIINSFLELESAAMKALAREKSCFSFYDVGPITQKRSSSNDGDEELECLRWLDKQPHSSVLYVSFGSGGTLSQSAINELAFGLELSGQRFLWVLRAPSDSSSAAYLDNQKNEDPLKFLPSGFLERTKEKGLVLPSWAPQVQILSHDSVGGFLSHCGWNSVLESVQVGVPIITWPLFAEQRMNAVLLVDGLKVAVRPNVGEDGVVGKEEVSNVIKCLMEQEEGKAMRKRMEDLKAYAADAVNKDAGSSTHALSHLATKWENFSGIEDNN